The following are encoded together in the Amyelois transitella isolate CPQ chromosome 6, ilAmyTran1.1, whole genome shotgun sequence genome:
- the LOC106139443 gene encoding glycine N-methyltransferase, with protein sequence MSADKVFYSRSEGIPSEGVKDQYADGKAARAWNKFIGDSNQRTQNYKDFLIGLLKKHGCKRVLDIACGTGIDSMMLVEEGFKMVSIDASDKMLKHALKARWERRKDPKYDEWIIEEANWETLPQDINAFLPGVTFDAVICLGNSFAHLLDEYEDQRTQRMCLKNFAKCLKPGGLLFIDHRNYDAMINSGATPGHSIYYNCKYPVDIKTSVLVVRGKPELVTLDYCLDGALGDGEKSDFRLCYYPHKLERFTEMLHEAFDNRGKHQLFADFKPIDQVPVPGFYIHVMQKGKD encoded by the exons ATGTCAGCAGACAAAGTATTCTACTCCCGGTCAGAGGGCATTCCCTCAGAGGGAGTGAAGGACCAGTACGCCGACGGGAAGGCCGCAAGGGCCTGGAACAAGTTCATAGGAGACAGTAACCAACGCACCCAGAACTATAAGGACTTCCTCATCGGTTTGCTGAAGAAACATGGCTGCAAGCGTGTCCTTGATATAGCCTGTGGAACTGG GATAGATTCCATGATGCTTGTTGAAGAAGGATTCAAGATGGTATCAATAGATGCATCCGACAAGATGTTGAAACATGCTTTAAAAGCGCGTTGGGAGCGGAGAAAGGACCCGAAATATGACGAGTGga TAATCGAAGAAGCCAACTGGGAGACATTGCCTCAAGACATCAACGCCTTCCTCCCTGGTGTTACCTTCGACGCCGTCATCTGCCTAGGGAACTCCTTCGCCCATCTTCTGGACGAGTACGAAGACCAGAGGACCCAGAGGATGTGCCTGAAGAACTTCGCCAAGTGCCTCAAACCCGGAGGTCTGCTGTTCATAGACCATAGGAATTATGACGCCATGATTAATAGTGGGGCAACGCCGGGGCactctatttattataat tGCAAATATCCAGTAGACATCAAGACTTCAGTGTTGGTTGTCCGAGGAAAACCTGAACTTGTAACCTTGGACTACTGCTTAGATGGGGCCCTTGGTGATGGTGAAAAGAg TGACTTCCGACTGTGCTATTACCCTCACAAATTAGAGAGGTTCACGGAGATGTTGCATGAGGCGTTCGACAATCGCGGGAAGCACCAGCTCTTCGCAGACTTCAAGCCCATAGACCAGGTGCCCGTGCCCGGCTTTTACATCCACGTGATGCAGAagggaaaagactga